A genome region from Bufo gargarizans isolate SCDJY-AF-19 chromosome 2, ASM1485885v1, whole genome shotgun sequence includes the following:
- the SEMA7A gene encoding semaphorin-7A, with protein sequence MKLFRHILLNVSLLIPISLANMRMDPRLTHPVKGKWSFSLPKEEANAVFYLSENHSLYIGGEQILYNFNFERMKNYTMEADSEYCQEKCKNDVTFVGQLSGKLTVCGTNADDPGCWAMDGEKFLKLKYPWAEQMAPRTPVANYNILISGNQVYSTLPRITNNGGSMKKVLFRKIHGEKPLLYTGDKFFRYPEFVKSLVVEKEDKVQNKILLFFTEDNDETRTVEKRLAMVAQLCKEESGSAKPNTRNVFSTALKSHMICGNQLTGQYYPHLQDIYYVQRKSKNVIYGLFKNAWNHSAVCSYEVEHIEHLFNTSSLLGSSQKDLRIRPGTCLETLTPEETSEEASSYPELTDWLWPSANRTVFQNLENYRKIVVDVITTVNQETYSVIILATDDGTVHKVVELKDGALNILKVIPFKHKGRLQFMELDPKEHMLYMGTTREISRLSLDDCSAYSTSCMDCIQARDPFCGWIDGKCDSVLKHNSSMLLQNLKQNAYMQPGKGVINNVPKRKSASIHRDTGV encoded by the exons GTAAATGGTCTTTTTCTCTACCCAAAGAGGAGGCAAATGCTGTCTTCTACCTATCAGAAAATCATTCTTTGTACATTGGAGGAGAACAGATTTTGTATAATTTTAACTTTGAGAGGATGAAGAATTACACG ATGGAAGCTGATTCAGAATATTGTCAAGAGAAG TGCAAAAATGATGTAACATTTGTGGGACAACTATCAGGAAAGCTTACAGTCTGTGGTACCAATGCGGACGATCCTGGCTGCTGGGCCATG GATGGTGAAAAATTTCTGAAGCTTAAATATCCATGGGCTGAACAAATGGCTCCTCGCACCCCAGTGGCCAATTATAACATTTTAATTTCAG GAAACCAGGTATACTCTACATTGCCCCGAATAACCAACAATGGAGGGAGTATGAAGAAAGTCTTATTTCGCAAAATCCATGGTGAAAAACCATTACTGTACACAGGAGATAAATTTTTCAGAT ATCCAGAGTTTGTGAAGTCTCTAGTTGTGGAGAAAGAAGACAAAGTGCAAAATAAGATTCTTCTCTTCTTCACTGAGGATAATGATGAAACCAGAACAGTAGAGAAGAGACTGGCTATGGTGGCTCAGCTTTGTAAG GAAGAGAGCGGATCAGCAAAACCCAATACCCGCAACGTATTTAGTACGGCACTGAAATCACATATGATATGTGGAAACCAATTAACTGGGCAATATTATCCACACCTACAAGACATCTACTATGTGCAAAGAAAATCAAAGAATGTGATTTATGGACTTTTCAAAAATGCCTG GAATCACAGTGCGGTGTGCTCTTATGAGGTTGAGCATATTGAACATCTTTTCAATACTTCAAGCTTGTTGGGTTCCTCTCAAAAAGACCTAAGGATTCGACCAGGAACG TGCCTTGAAACTCTCACCCCTGAGGAGACCTCAGAAGAGGCATCCAGCTATCCAGAACTAACAGACTGGTTGTGGCCATCAGCAAATAGGACTGTTTTCCAAAATCTTGAAAACTACAGAAAAATAGTAGTGGATGTGATAACCACAGTGAACCAGGAAACCTACAGTGTTATCATATTAGCCACAG ATGATGGAACTGTACACAAGGTGGTAGAGCTGAAAGATGGGGCTTTAAATATTCTTAAAGTGATCCCCTTTAAACATAAAGGAAGACTACAGTTCATGGAATTGGATCCAAAGGAG CACATGTTGTATATGGGAACTACTCGAGAAATTTCCAGACTATCACTTGATGACTGTTCGGCCTATAGCACAAGCTGCATGGACTGTATTCAGGCAAGAGACCCCTTCTGTGGTTGGATTGATGGAAAATGTGACTCAGTCCTAAAGCATAACAG CTCCATGTTACTTCAGAACCTGAAACAGAATGCTTATATGCAACCAGGAAAAGG agTCATCAATAATGTACCTAAAAGGAAATCGGCCTCTATCCACAGAGACACAGGCGTTTGA